CGTCGCACATTGCCAACACACGCTTACGTAAATCCATTGAGTATGCTTTCATTTCAAGCCTCCATGCTTGACCCAAGCATACACAACTTCTTCAGAGGGCGCTAGATGTGTTCGTGACTTGCTCTAACGTCGCCGTCGGCCTTAATCCGAAAAAACAGACTGTCCATGCGGCCCGCTTCCGTAATTTTCTGCAAGTCTTTTCCATCTAAACATATCTGCGGCCTCTGCGATCTCCGCGGTGAAATATCTGGATTAGCGGAGAACCTCATCGTAACTGCCGACGGAATCTTGACTACCCTGCTGCGATCTCTTCCCGCCTGGCTTTTCGCTCCACCAGCAGCCACGCCAGCAGCACGCCTAGTTCGTACAGGAGCTGCATGGGAATGGCCAGCATGAGCTGGTCGAGCGGGCTGGGGGACGGGGTCACGATGGCGGCCACCACCAGCACGGCTACCACCACGTGGCGGCGGTACTTGTTGAGGCTCTTCACGCTCACCAGGCCGACCTTGGCCAGCACCAGCACGGCTAGCGGAAGCTGGAAGCACAGGCCAAACACCACCATCGTCCAGGTCACAAAGTCGATGTAATCGTCCAGCCGGAGCATCATCCGAACGTTGATCTGGTCGGCGAACCAGATCAGGAATCGGTACATCGGCTCGGCCATCACGAACATGAAGAACAGGGCCCCTGTGACGAACAGCGCCGCGGAGAACGGGACCGAAAAATACACGTACCGGCGCTCGCGCTTGTACAGCCCGGCGGCGACGAACTTCCAGAGCTGCCAGCAAATCCATGGCGCCGCCAGCACCAGACCGGCCACCAGGCACACCTGGAAATAGATCGACACCGGTTCGACCAGCGTCTGGGTGATGAAGTCCGGGTCCTTGTGCAGCGAGCGCATGATGTCGTCGAAAGGCTTTCGCAGGAATGTCAGCAGCCAGTTGCCCCACCAGAGCGTGACGCCCATCGCCACGGCCAGGCCGACGATCGCCCAGATCAGGCGGCGGCGCAGCTCTTCGAGGTGCTCGCCGAGGCTCATCCGCGGACCGCCGGCCTCCTCGGGGTCGTCCTCGTCCGCCTCGTCCATGCGCGCCAGCGGGCGCGCGGGCTGCGGGTAGTCCGGCGCGTCGGCCGGCGGCGCGAGCTCGGCGGCCGGAGATGCCTCAGGCGGCTCCGGTGCGGGCTCGGGTATCAGATCGTCATGGTCGCTCAGGTCGTCCACTCTATGAGTATATCACGCCTGAATGGTCCGTGTGCAGCCACTTAAACTGCAGGTGCGCCGGTTTTCGTCCGATAACTCCTACGTGGTCAGCGGTCGCCGCTGACCTATTTCAGGAGTTGGGCGATGTCCATCAAGCGTACGTTGAGTCTGGAGAAGCAAGGCCACACCTACCTCTTCACGTACGCCCCCGGCAGCGAGAACCAGATCATCGACGAGTTGATGCGCCTGGCCGACGACGAGCAGTGTACCCTGGACTGGATGGACGCCGCGTCGCTGAGTTTCCAGGTGGCCCAGGGCGTCGTCGAGATGGCGGCGGCCTCGGCTATCATGCAGAGCAAAACCTAGCCGCCCCGTGCGGCCCGGCCATGGAAGGCCAAATGCACGATCTACCTCTCATCCGGCAGTTTCTGGACTACATCGCCAAGCAGCGCAATTTCTCCGAGCACACCGTTCGCTCGTACCTGGCTGACGTGACGCAGTTCTGCTGCTTCCTGGCCGCCCGGGCCGCCGATCCCACTGCCGTCCTGACGGCAGAGGATTTACCCGCCCCACAGGACGTGCCCCCGGCGGCGATGGGGGACCAGTTGCTGGCCGTCACGCCCGTGACGGTGCGGGCGTACCTGGCGATGCTGCGCAACAGTCAGTACTCCAAGGCCACCACCGCCCGCAAGCTCGCTTCGCTGCGGAGTTTCTACAAGTACCTCGTGCGGGGCGGGCAGTTGCAGGCCTCGCCGGTCAGCGTCGTTCGCACGCCGCGCCAGGATAAGCGTCTGCCCAAGTGCCTCGACGTGCAGCAGATCGACGCCCTGCTGACCGCCCCCGACACGCACACCTTCCTGGGCGCCCGCGACCGGGCGATTCTTGAGACGATCTACTCCTCCGGTCTGCGCATCAGCGAACTGTGCGGGCTGAACATCGAAGACCTCGATGAGTTCTCCGAAGCCTTGCGCATCCGCGGCAAAGGCAAGAAGGAGCGCCTCGTGCCGCTGGGCAGCAAGGCCATCGAGGCGATCAATGCATGGCTCAAGGCTCGCACGGGCGAGTTCGGCGCCGCCGAGCACGGGCCGCTGTTCGTCAACCGCAGCGCCCAGCGCCTGACGGACCGTTCGGTGCGTCGCAAGCTGGACAAGTACCTTCTGATCGCGGGGATTCCGCTGAACATCAGCCCCCACGCGCTGCGGCACAGTTTCGCCACGCACATGCTCAACGCCGGAGCGGACCTGCGCTGCGTGCAGGAGCTGCTCGGCCACGCGAGCCTCTCGACCACGCAGATCTACACGCACCTGACAACGACGCGTCTGAAGGAAGTCTACGACAAAGCGCACCCGCTGGCGGCGAAGTAATATGGAGTGCGGCAGCCTTAGCTGCCGCTTTGGAAGTTTCTCAATTCCAAAAACTGCGAAAGCGGCAGCTAAGGCTGCCGCACTCCAAAGGCTGCGCTTGACGCCAACGCTCTTGTGGCGATACTGGACGATTCATGGCCGAATCATTCGACATCGCAATTGTCGGCGCGGGCAAGGTCGGGACGGCGCTGAACGCACTGGCAAGCATTAGTGGTTTGCGCGTCGCGCTTGTGCGGCGGGGCGAGGCGATCCCTCCTGTGGAACTGGTTCTGCTGACGGTGAATGACGACGCCATTGAGCCACTCTGCAATCAGCTTGCCGATGCCAAAGCTTTTAAGAGTGGCGCTGTGGTAGCTCACTGCAGCGGGGCGCTGGGCAGCGATGCTCTGATTTCTGCGCGAGAGCAATGCGGCTGTCATGTCGGCTCGATGCATCCGCTGCAGACGTTTCCGACGGTCGAGGCCGCTGTTGAGACGCTGCCCAAGGCGTATTGCTTCTGCGAGGGCGACGCGCCGGCGGTCGAGGCTCTCTATGCGTTCGCCGCCCGCATCGGCAGCAAGGCGGTTGTCATGGACAGCGGCGGCAAGGCGCTATACCATGCCGCGGCCGTCATGGCCTGCAACTACCTGACGACCCTGCTGGAGTGCGGGCTGGAGCTGATGGCCGCTGCGGGGGTCGACCCCAAGCTGGCCGCAACCGCCCTGCTGCCGCTGGTTCAGGCGACGCTGGATAACAACGCTGCGATGGGACCGGCAGCCGCCCTGACGGGCCCGATCGCCCGCGGCGATGTGGCGACGGTCGCGCGGCATGTGGCGGCGCTTCGGCAGGCGGTCGTGGCTGTCGGTCCTTCGGACCTCCCGCCACGGCACCCGGGGGCGACGCTGGCGCTGTACCGCGCCGCCGGATTACGAACGATTGAACTGGCCCTGAAGAAGGGAACGATAGACGCCGCCAAGGCCGACGCCTTGCGGAAGATACTCAGCGAAGGAAAAGAGGACTGACATGCCCGCGAAGATTATTGACGGAGAACCCTTAGCCGCGAAGATGCTCGAACAGGTCGCCGCCGACGCCCAGGTCCTGACCGCCGCGGGCAACAAGCCCAAGCTGGCCGCCCTGCTCATCGGCGACAGCGCCCCCAGCAAGATGTACGCCAAGAGCCAGGCCCAGCAGTGCGCGGCCGCCGGGATCGACTACGAGCTGATCGAACTGCCCGAGAACATTTCGCAGGCCGACGCGCTGGCGCGGGTGCAGCAGATCAATGCCGACCGCTCGATCAGCGGCCTGCTGCTGCTGATGCCCTTCCCCAAGCAGATCGACGCGCGCCTGGTGCAGCAGACCATCGCCCCGTCCAAGGACGTCGAAGGCATGGGTCCGGCGAACATGGGCAAGCTCTTCTACGGCGGCGGGATCGTCTCGCCATGCACCGCCGCGGCAGCGGTCGAGCTGCTCAAGGCCACCGCCGGCAGCCTGGCCGGGCTGGAAGTGGTCGTCGTCGGACACAGCGAGATCGTCGGCAAGCCCATCGCGGCGATCCTGCTGCAGAGCCTCAGCGAAAGCCCCACCGTCACCGTCTGCCACGTCGCGACGAAGGACCTGGCGTTCCACACCCGCCGCGCGGACGTGGTCTTCGTGGCCACCGGCGTGCCGCAGGTGCGCTGGAACGCGTACAGCCGCAAGAAGAAAGCCGGCGAAAACCCGCCCCTGCCGGACCTCAAAGGCCTCATCAAGGGCGACATGCTCAAGGACGGCGCCATCGTGATCGACGTGGCGATCAACCGCATCCCCAAGGCGCTGGACGCTGAAGGCAACCCCGTCCTCAACGACAAGGGCAAGCCGGCGATGATCACTGTCGGCGATGTGGACTTCGACTCCGCCAAGGACAAAGTCGGCGCCATTACGCCGGTGCCCGGCGGCGTGGGCCCGGTGACGGTGGCGATCCTGCTGCGCAACACCATTGCCTGTGCGAAGGCAAACGCATAGTGGGGAAAAACGAACTGATAGAATGGTGGACTGCTGGCGCGGGCCGGCGTTCCGCGGCGGAACTTGTTCCGCGCGGTTTCTTCCCTGATTCCAGGATGCGCGTAAGGCAGATCGCACTGCAGAACGCGCGGGGCAAGCCCCGCCGCTAAAGGCTATACTAATTGCCCGTGCTTAAAGCAAATTACCAAATGCCGGCAAGTCTCCGCTGGTTGGCGATGGCGATCCCGGTCGCATTGGCGATAGCGGCGGCGGCGGGAGTTCTTGGCGCCACGGAACCGCGTGGCCCGGGCATCACCTCCGACAGCGTCCATTATATCAGCATCAGTCGCCAGCTCGCCTGCGGGCACGGGTTCCGATGGGGCTGCAGCGCCAACCCCTGCGCGCTGTGGCCGCCGGGATACCCCGCCGCGTTGGCGGGGGCGGCTGCATTGGGCGTGGCGCCCGACGCGGCGGCGCGATGGATCAACGCCATTGCGATGGCGGCCATCGTTTTGGTCTCGGCGGCGTTTGTCTACAGGCACTCGCGATCGATGCTCGCCGCCGTGGCTGCGGCGTGGCTGATCTACGCCTCGGCAATGCTCTTGGAGACGGCGTGCTATGCCTTGTCGGACACGGCGTTCATTCTGGCGGTCATGGTCTTCCTGTACTTTGCCGACACGCTGCTGAAAGACCTGTCGCCGGGGCCTTTGGCGGCCTTGGCGTGCGCGATCACCGCCGCGTTCATGCTGCGGTACATGAGCGTGGTGCTGCCGCTGGTGGCGGTCCTGCTGCTGCTGATCAACCGCAGGCAGCCCTGGAGCGTCAAGCTTCGCCGCGGCGGGGTCTTTCTTGCCGGCTCCTGCGCGATTCCGGCGGCATGGCTGGTACGCAATTACGTGCTGACGGGAACGCTCACAGGCCCCCGCCCGCCGGCGGCGGCGACCCTGGGCGAGAATTTTCTCGATGCCGGGGCGACGCTCGCCCGCGGTTTCCTGCCGGGCAACGGGTCATCCTATATCAGTGCCGAGGCGGCTATGGCCGTCTTCCTGGCGCTGGTGGCAGCTCTGCCCGTCGCCGGGATCCTCATGCGGCGTCGGCTCAGCGGGCCCGACGACTCTCCCGGCGCGCCGGCGTCGGTGGGCGCATCGTTGCTGCCGGCGTACTTGCTGACCATCGTCTACGTCGTCTACGTGATAGCAGCCGCCTCGCTCGCCGCGGTCGAGCCGATCTCGACTCGGTACCTGGCGCCGGTGTATCCGATCGTGATCTCCGCGACGGCGATCGCGTGCGGCCGCATGATCGCGGGCCTGGGCCTATCGCGGCGGGGTGCGGTGGCGGTGGCCGCCTTCGTCATCGCAAGCGCCGGAATGTTCCAAATCCAATCTCTTTACGCCGCCTACATCGTGAACTGGAGCCGCCAGGTGGGCTTGGGGTACAACGACCAGCGTTACCGCCAGTCGCCGCTGCTTCAGTATGCTGCCGCCCGCGCAGACGACGGAACCATGCAGGCGAGCAACTATCCCGAACTGGTCTGGCACGTGACGGGGCAACCATGCATCAACCTGCCCCGCCGCAGCGGGTACCGCTCGCGGAACGACATCCGCACCGCATCGCTTGATGATTTCGGTCACGCGCTGGATCGCTTCGGGACCCTGCGGGTGATCTGGGTGGAACCTGCGCCGGAAGATTTCATGCCGGTGGCGGAATTGGCAGGATACGTCAAATTAGATCTTCAGGCCTGCCTGAGCGACGGGGCGGTCTATCGGGCGAGCAAGCGGACACAGGCGCGTCCGAACTGACGCCTCGCCGCAGGCGATTCTCAAGCCCACGCGCGACATCGCGCTCTAATCCGTAATCCGCAATCCCAAATCCGCGATCGCGGTTGTTACGCCAGTCCCGCCTGCTGGATGATCGCCGGGACGCAGTGGTCCCATCCCAGCGTCATGAAGTGCGTGCCCTGGCACATGTCCTTCATCTCGCGGACGAGCTGGGCGCAGATCTCGATCGAGACCTTCTCGCGGTCTTCCTTGGCGCAGTCGGTGAGCTTCTGGATGATCCAGTCCGGCACGACGACGCCCGGGACCGACTTGTTCATGTACTTGCCCATGCCCGCGTTCTTGAGCATCACGATGCCCACCAGCACCGGGATCTTGAGGTGCTGAATCTTGTTCATGAACTTCTCGAACGCCGCGGGCTCGTAGACGGCCTGGGTCTGGACGAACTGCGCGCCGGCCTCGACCTTTTTCTCCAGCTTGATGATCTGCGGCTCGACCTCGTCGGCGCAGGGCGTGACGCAGCAGCCTTTGAAGAACGTCGGCACGCCGTCGAGCTTGTTGTCGTTGCCCTTCATGTCCTTGCCCAGGTCGGTGCCGGCCTCGAGCTTGCTCATGGCCATCAGCATGCCGACCGAGTCGAGGTCGTAGACGGGCTTGGACTGCGGGTGGTCGCCCATGGTGACGTGGTCGCCGGTGAGCACCAGGACGTTCCGCACGCCCAGGGTGTACGCGCCCAGGACGTCCGACAGCAGCGAGATGCGGT
The sequence above is a segment of the Planctomycetaceae bacterium genome. Coding sequences within it:
- a CDS encoding bifunctional 5,10-methylenetetrahydrofolate dehydrogenase/5,10-methenyltetrahydrofolate cyclohydrolase, which encodes MPAKIIDGEPLAAKMLEQVAADAQVLTAAGNKPKLAALLIGDSAPSKMYAKSQAQQCAAAGIDYELIELPENISQADALARVQQINADRSISGLLLLMPFPKQIDARLVQQTIAPSKDVEGMGPANMGKLFYGGGIVSPCTAAAAVELLKATAGSLAGLEVVVVGHSEIVGKPIAAILLQSLSESPTVTVCHVATKDLAFHTRRADVVFVATGVPQVRWNAYSRKKKAGENPPLPDLKGLIKGDMLKDGAIVIDVAINRIPKALDAEGNPVLNDKGKPAMITVGDVDFDSAKDKVGAITPVPGGVGPVTVAILLRNTIACAKANA
- the tatC gene encoding twin-arginine translocase subunit TatC codes for the protein MDDLSDHDDLIPEPAPEPPEASPAAELAPPADAPDYPQPARPLARMDEADEDDPEEAGGPRMSLGEHLEELRRRLIWAIVGLAVAMGVTLWWGNWLLTFLRKPFDDIMRSLHKDPDFITQTLVEPVSIYFQVCLVAGLVLAAPWICWQLWKFVAAGLYKRERRYVYFSVPFSAALFVTGALFFMFVMAEPMYRFLIWFADQINVRMMLRLDDYIDFVTWTMVVFGLCFQLPLAVLVLAKVGLVSVKSLNKYRRHVVVAVLVVAAIVTPSPSPLDQLMLAIPMQLLYELGVLLAWLLVERKARREEIAAG
- a CDS encoding methylenetetrahydrofolate reductase produces the protein MTAPVSKFQADLLAGKFVFTGEIGPPKGVNIEPVIHEAVEYLHSGIVSAVNVTDNQTAVMRACSMAGAKLLLDKGIEPVLQMVTRDRNRISLLSDVLGAYTLGVRNVLVLTGDHVTMGDHPQSKPVYDLDSVGMLMAMSKLEAGTDLGKDMKGNDNKLDGVPTFFKGCCVTPCADEVEPQIIKLEKKVEAGAQFVQTQAVYEPAAFEKFMNKIQHLKIPVLVGIVMLKNAGMGKYMNKSVPGVVVPDWIIQKLTDCAKEDREKVSIEICAQLVREMKDMCQGTHFMTLGWDHCVPAIIQQAGLA
- the xerC gene encoding tyrosine recombinase XerC, which produces MHDLPLIRQFLDYIAKQRNFSEHTVRSYLADVTQFCCFLAARAADPTAVLTAEDLPAPQDVPPAAMGDQLLAVTPVTVRAYLAMLRNSQYSKATTARKLASLRSFYKYLVRGGQLQASPVSVVRTPRQDKRLPKCLDVQQIDALLTAPDTHTFLGARDRAILETIYSSGLRISELCGLNIEDLDEFSEALRIRGKGKKERLVPLGSKAIEAINAWLKARTGEFGAAEHGPLFVNRSAQRLTDRSVRRKLDKYLLIAGIPLNISPHALRHSFATHMLNAGADLRCVQELLGHASLSTTQIYTHLTTTRLKEVYDKAHPLAAK
- a CDS encoding Rossmann-like and DUF2520 domain-containing protein; translation: MAESFDIAIVGAGKVGTALNALASISGLRVALVRRGEAIPPVELVLLTVNDDAIEPLCNQLADAKAFKSGAVVAHCSGALGSDALISAREQCGCHVGSMHPLQTFPTVEAAVETLPKAYCFCEGDAPAVEALYAFAARIGSKAVVMDSGGKALYHAAAVMACNYLTTLLECGLELMAAAGVDPKLAATALLPLVQATLDNNAAMGPAAALTGPIARGDVATVARHVAALRQAVVAVGPSDLPPRHPGATLALYRAAGLRTIELALKKGTIDAAKADALRKILSEGKED